The proteins below are encoded in one region of Flavobacterium nackdongense:
- a CDS encoding DUF3667 domain-containing protein, with protein MNCLNCNSETTGSYCYNCGQKTSTTRFSFKHIFKTDIANKFYSFFKNDLFFTLKELATRPGFSVREYIEGKRVNHMNYMSLYLLLSAAGIFLDKYAKVTEAVLNTNDDDSAKAISKYYEFVRDNPKTFIFITIPVVSVFTFLFFKKSKFNFSEHLIMNVYKASAVLVITKIVTLLSILTSNLTFLKIVNDLFGYVVFGYSVWFLYQFFYDNKIYSKLSIFSRTALSVLLGMLFSTIFMFIYWLIEFAITGQKIF; from the coding sequence ATGAATTGTTTGAATTGTAATTCCGAAACTACGGGTTCTTATTGCTATAATTGTGGACAAAAAACTAGTACCACGCGTTTTTCTTTTAAGCACATTTTCAAAACCGATATTGCCAATAAATTTTATTCCTTTTTCAAAAATGACCTCTTTTTTACCTTAAAAGAATTGGCCACTAGACCTGGTTTTTCTGTTCGAGAATATATCGAAGGAAAGCGAGTAAATCATATGAACTATATGAGTTTGTATTTGTTGCTGTCGGCTGCTGGAATATTTTTGGACAAATATGCCAAGGTAACTGAAGCTGTTTTAAATACAAATGATGATGATAGTGCTAAGGCAATAAGTAAATATTACGAATTTGTTCGTGACAATCCTAAAACCTTTATTTTTATAACAATACCAGTGGTTTCAGTTTTTACCTTTCTATTTTTTAAGAAAAGTAAATTCAATTTTTCGGAGCATTTAATTATGAATGTCTATAAAGCATCGGCAGTTTTGGTTATTACTAAAATCGTGACTTTGCTTTCTATACTAACTTCAAATTTAACCTTCTTAAAGATAGTAAATGATCTTTTTGGCTACGTTGTTTTTGGTTATTCTGTGTGGTTTTTATACCAATTCTTTTATGATAACAAAATCTATAGTAAGCTGAGTATTTTTTCAAGAACCGCATTGTCCGTGCTGTTGGGGATGCTGTTTTCAACCATTTTTATGTTTATTTATTGGCTAATTGAATTTGCCATTACAGGTCAAAAAATATTTTAA
- a CDS encoding CPBP family intramembrane glutamic endopeptidase, whose translation MKDSIKEVAHYLDWSKLGRHSVLIYLFMVVLGYLFLQLGSIPSMIIYQYLNIDPLSTIGVLYSFIFPLFFLLFFGWLVFGRPYFSIYGPSKKMLWKDFGLGVLFQWLISATFIVLIVIVMPEKVVSYIGFKENLGNEIPILMITIVGYLIQTSCEELYFRGYLMQATYRIIPFLPVVIGLQALLFGQLHIGNVKAWGDTFMAGVPYFLHASAFAYAAWRTGSLFFAWGLHFGNNSFLALFVASKGDAVTSIAPFAAEIASVNRLIVFSTIEIILLVIFLEIVYKNRYPSRSIWTMLVKKD comes from the coding sequence ATGAAAGATTCCATAAAAGAAGTAGCACATTATTTAGATTGGTCAAAACTAGGTAGACATTCGGTATTGATCTATTTGTTTATGGTGGTTTTAGGGTATTTGTTTCTACAGCTGGGAAGCATTCCTTCGATGATTATTTATCAATATTTGAACATAGACCCTTTATCCACAATCGGTGTTTTGTATTCTTTTATTTTTCCACTATTTTTTTTACTGTTTTTTGGTTGGCTCGTTTTCGGAAGACCTTATTTCAGTATTTATGGTCCCTCTAAAAAAATGCTTTGGAAGGATTTTGGCCTTGGCGTTTTATTTCAATGGTTAATTTCGGCTACTTTTATTGTTTTAATTGTAATCGTTATGCCGGAAAAGGTAGTTTCTTACATTGGTTTTAAAGAAAATTTAGGAAATGAGATTCCTATTTTGATGATAACCATTGTAGGTTATTTGATACAAACTTCTTGTGAAGAACTCTACTTCAGAGGTTATTTGATGCAAGCTACCTACAGAATAATTCCTTTTTTGCCGGTAGTAATTGGGCTTCAAGCGCTTCTTTTTGGTCAGTTGCATATTGGCAACGTCAAAGCTTGGGGCGATACTTTTATGGCAGGAGTTCCGTATTTTTTGCACGCAAGTGCTTTTGCTTATGCTGCTTGGCGCACGGGTTCTTTATTTTTTGCTTGGGGTCTTCATTTTGGCAATAATTCCTTTTTGGCATTGTTTGTGGCTTCGAAAGGCGATGCAGTGACCTCGATTGCTCCTTTTGCCGCTGAAATAGCAAGTGTGAATCGTTTGATTGTATTCAGTACAATCGAAATAATACTCTTAGTAATTTTTTTAGAAATCGTGTATAAAAACCGCTATCCATCACGTTCCATTTGGACGATGTTAGTCAAAAAAGATTGA